One region of Eretmochelys imbricata isolate rEreImb1 chromosome 2, rEreImb1.hap1, whole genome shotgun sequence genomic DNA includes:
- the EVX1 gene encoding homeobox even-skipped homolog protein 1 isoform X1, translated as MEPRKDMVMFLEGGQLGTLVGKRVSNLSEAVGSPVQEPQDKMIHRSCLSPRSGPLSSRERGRGEEEVEVLPGTGTVPESRSAAAAALLSAGQQLASEPISSKGQQSSSDTESDFYEEIEVSCTPDCATGNAEYQPHCAGPCSEALAGGSPSSGGEPPKGSGGSGGSQGSLACNASDQMRRYRTAFTREQIARLEKEFYRENYVSRPRRCELAAALNLPETTIKVWFQNRRMKDKRQRLAMTWPHPADPAFYTYMMSHAAATGNLPYPFPSHLPLPYYSHMGIGATSASAATPFSTPLRPLDTFRVLSHPYPRPELLCAFRHPSLYPAPTHGLSSAGGSPCSCLACHSSQSNGLAQRPSGSDFTCSATTRTDSFLTFTPSVLSKATSVSMDQREEVPLTR; from the exons ATGGAACCCAGAAAGGATATGGTGATGTTTCTGGAAGGAGGTCAACTTGGCACTCTTGTTGGCAAGAGAGTCTCTAATTTGTCAGAAGCAGTGGGAAGCCCAGTCCAAGAACCGCAGGACAAGATGATCCATCGGAGTTGCCTGAGCCCCAGATCTGGCCCCTTATCCTCCCGAGAAAGGGGAcgaggagaggaggaggtggaagtgctgccagggacagggacGGTCCCGGAGAGTCGCTCGGCGGcggcagcagctctgctctcGGCCGGACAGCAGCTCGCCTCGGAGCCCATCTCTAGCAAAGGGCAACAGAGCAGCTCGGACACCGAGTCGGATTTCTATGAGGAAATCGAGGTGAGCTGCACCCCGGACTGCGCCACGGGAAACGCCGAGTACCAGCC CCACTGTGCAGGGCCGTGCTCGGAGGCTTTGGCCGGTGGCAGCCCCAGCAGCGGGGGGGAGCCCCCCAAGGGCAGCGGAGGCAGCGGCGGCTCCCAGGGTTCGCTGGCCTGCAACGCCAGCGATCAGATGCGCCGCTACCGTACCGCCTTCACCCGCGAGCAGATAGCCCGGCTGGAGAAGGAATTCTACCGGGAGAACTACGTGTCCAGGCCCAGAAGATGTGAACTGGCAGCTGCTTTAAATCTGCCAGAAACCACCATCAAG GTCTGGTTCCAGAACCGCAGGATGAAGGACAAGAGGCAGCGTTTGGCCATGACCTGGCCTCACCCAGCAGATCCGGCTTTTTACACGTACATGATGAGTCATGCAGCGGCAACTGGCAATCTTCCCTACCCCTTCCCATCCCACCTGCCCCTTCCTTACTACTCCCACATGGGCATTGGTGCCACCTCGGCCTCTGCTGCCACCCCTTTCAGTACCCCTCTGAGACCACTTGACACCTTTAGGGTCCTCTCTCATCCTTACCCTAGACCAGAACTGCTCTGTGCATTCAGGCATCCTTCTCTTTACCCTGCCCCAACTCATGGACTCAGTAGTGCTGGAGGCAGCCCTTGCTCATGCTTGGCTTGCCACAGCAGCCAGTCCAATGGACTGGCACAGAGACCTTCAGGATCAGACTTTACCTGTTCAGCCACAACCAGGACTGACTCTTTTCTCACTTTCACACCCTCGGTGCTGAGCAAAGCAACCTCAGTATCCATGGACCAGCGGGAAGAAGTACCTTTAACAAGATAA
- the EVX1 gene encoding homeobox even-skipped homolog protein 1 isoform X2, translating to MEPRKDMVMFLEGGQLGTLVGKRVSNLSEAVGSPVQEPQDKMIHRSCLSPRSGPLSSRERGRGEEEVEVLPGTGTVPESRSAAAAALLSAGQQLASEPISSKGQQSSSDTESDFYEEIEVSCTPDCATGNAEYQPSKGPCSEALAGGSPSSGGEPPKGSGGSGGSQGSLACNASDQMRRYRTAFTREQIARLEKEFYRENYVSRPRRCELAAALNLPETTIKVWFQNRRMKDKRQRLAMTWPHPADPAFYTYMMSHAAATGNLPYPFPSHLPLPYYSHMGIGATSASAATPFSTPLRPLDTFRVLSHPYPRPELLCAFRHPSLYPAPTHGLSSAGGSPCSCLACHSSQSNGLAQRPSGSDFTCSATTRTDSFLTFTPSVLSKATSVSMDQREEVPLTR from the exons ATGGAACCCAGAAAGGATATGGTGATGTTTCTGGAAGGAGGTCAACTTGGCACTCTTGTTGGCAAGAGAGTCTCTAATTTGTCAGAAGCAGTGGGAAGCCCAGTCCAAGAACCGCAGGACAAGATGATCCATCGGAGTTGCCTGAGCCCCAGATCTGGCCCCTTATCCTCCCGAGAAAGGGGAcgaggagaggaggaggtggaagtgctgccagggacagggacGGTCCCGGAGAGTCGCTCGGCGGcggcagcagctctgctctcGGCCGGACAGCAGCTCGCCTCGGAGCCCATCTCTAGCAAAGGGCAACAGAGCAGCTCGGACACCGAGTCGGATTTCTATGAGGAAATCGAGGTGAGCTGCACCCCGGACTGCGCCACGGGAAACGCCGAGTACCAGCCCAGCAAAG GGCCGTGCTCGGAGGCTTTGGCCGGTGGCAGCCCCAGCAGCGGGGGGGAGCCCCCCAAGGGCAGCGGAGGCAGCGGCGGCTCCCAGGGTTCGCTGGCCTGCAACGCCAGCGATCAGATGCGCCGCTACCGTACCGCCTTCACCCGCGAGCAGATAGCCCGGCTGGAGAAGGAATTCTACCGGGAGAACTACGTGTCCAGGCCCAGAAGATGTGAACTGGCAGCTGCTTTAAATCTGCCAGAAACCACCATCAAG GTCTGGTTCCAGAACCGCAGGATGAAGGACAAGAGGCAGCGTTTGGCCATGACCTGGCCTCACCCAGCAGATCCGGCTTTTTACACGTACATGATGAGTCATGCAGCGGCAACTGGCAATCTTCCCTACCCCTTCCCATCCCACCTGCCCCTTCCTTACTACTCCCACATGGGCATTGGTGCCACCTCGGCCTCTGCTGCCACCCCTTTCAGTACCCCTCTGAGACCACTTGACACCTTTAGGGTCCTCTCTCATCCTTACCCTAGACCAGAACTGCTCTGTGCATTCAGGCATCCTTCTCTTTACCCTGCCCCAACTCATGGACTCAGTAGTGCTGGAGGCAGCCCTTGCTCATGCTTGGCTTGCCACAGCAGCCAGTCCAATGGACTGGCACAGAGACCTTCAGGATCAGACTTTACCTGTTCAGCCACAACCAGGACTGACTCTTTTCTCACTTTCACACCCTCGGTGCTGAGCAAAGCAACCTCAGTATCCATGGACCAGCGGGAAGAAGTACCTTTAACAAGATAA